A single Triticum dicoccoides isolate Atlit2015 ecotype Zavitan chromosome 2A, WEW_v2.0, whole genome shotgun sequence DNA region contains:
- the LOC119358543 gene encoding uncharacterized protein LOC119358543: protein MEAEMYVHHAEPLRANTATCIPRLRGGGVRRRPPRGAAPASTASASVMDRVRDVLLRLAMLSAASTSPKAGARLQQHTMAAAPTRAASVRMSPSYSESYPSDAVDDCIEFLKRSAAGNGAVVSAPAGAAAAESVSSAPPPSPLHA from the coding sequence ATGGAGGCCGAGATGTACGTCCACCACGCCGAGCCCCTCAGGGCGAACACTGCCACGTGCATCCCGAGGCTGCGCGGTGGCGGCGTCCGGCGTCGGCCGCCCCGTGGCGCCGCTCCGGCATCCACGGCGTCGGCGTCCGTGATGGAccgcgtcagggacgtcctgctgcgGCTGGCGATGCTGTCGGCGGCGTCCACGTCTCCTAAGGCCGGCGCTCGCCTCCAGCAGCACACGATGGCTGCGgcgccgacgagggcggcgtccGTGCGCATGAGCCCCTCCTACTCCGAGTCGTACCCGAGCGACGCCGTGGACGACTGCATCGAGTTCCTGAAGCGGTCGGCGGCCGGCAATGGCGCCGTCGTCTCTGCCCCGGCTGGAGCCGCCGCCGCAGAGTCAGTGAGCTcggccccgccgccgtcgccgttgcACGCGTGA
- the LOC119352650 gene encoding NDR1/HIN1-like protein 26, which yields MGTPSPTPYHLQSPRTIVTKIISMKQQQQEPATPDPPPPSKIILQPRRRTTPAMWCAAIAGFAFSVLLILAGLVILIVYLSVKPRTPSFDIANAVLNTVYVGSPSSYFNGDMTLVANISNPNQKMGVVIQSGTVELFFRGRLVSVQALPPFAQPRGHFTVLNVHMLSSQVVLPPEVAADLLNQMRSNKILYTIRGTFKVRERFWSWHYTYRLTAICDLELTSPPSGVLLDRRCTTSK from the coding sequence ATGGGTACTCCTAGTCCTACCCCGTACCACCTCCAGTCTCCAAGGACCATCGTCACCAAGATCATCAGCatgaagcagcagcagcaggagccggcgacgccggatccgccgccgccgtccaagaTCATTCTGCAGCCGAGGCGCCGGACCACCCCGGCGATGTGGTGCGCCGCCATCGCTGGTTTCGCCTTCAGCGTCCTCCTCATCCTCGCCGGCCTCGTCATCCTCATCGTCTATCTCTCGGTGAAGCCGAGGACGCCGTCCTTCGACATCGCCAACGCCGTCCTCAACACCGTCTACGTCGGCTCGCCGTCGTCCTACTTCAACGGCGACATGACGCTGGTGGCCAACATCTCCAACCCCAACCAAAAGATGGGCGTCGTCATCCAGTCCGGCACCGTCGAGCTCTTCTTCCGGGGCAGGCTGGTGTCGGTGCAGGCGCTGCCTCCGTTCGCGCAGCCGCGGGGCCACTTCACCGTCCTCAACGTCCACATGCTGTCCAGCCAGGTGGTGCTGCCGCCGGAGGTGGCTGCGGACCTGCTCAACCAGATGAGGAGCAACAAGATCCTCTACACCATCAGAGGGACCTTCAAGGTCCGGGAAAGGTTCTGGTCATGGCACTACACCTACCGGTTGACCGCCATTTGTGACCTCGAGCTCACCTCGCCACCCTCTGGAGTTCTTCTTGATAGGAGATGCACAACATCAAAGTGA
- the LOC119358544 gene encoding uncharacterized protein LOC119358544, whose translation MSRPQARSPSYRKKAAGVASSHHHNHGSKAHYVHGGRPAPRWPARVMDGFRKMLVGLFAFPPRPPKVTFSANARGGGEDAVAPKRPSCSSSNLQPVNNAHYDEAISDCVEFFHRSARVDVRSRPSSAAAHF comes from the coding sequence ATGTCGAGGCCGCAAGCGAGGAGCCCGAGCTACCGGAAGAAAGCGGCGGGGGTGGCGTCGTCTCACCACCACAACCACGGCAGCAAGGCGCACTACGTCCATGGCGGGAGACCGGCACCAAGGTGGCCTGCCAGGGTCATGGACGGGTTCAGGAAGATGCTGGTGGGCCTGTTCGCCTTCCCGCCGCGGCCGCCCAAGGTCACCTTCTCGGCCAACGCCAGGGGCGGTGGCGAGGACGCGGTGGCGCCCAAGAGGCCGTCGTGCAGCAGCTCCAACCTGCAGCCGGTGAACAACGCGCACTACGACGAGGCCATCTCCGACTGCGTCGAGTTCTTCCACCGGTCCGCCAGGGTGGACGTCAGGTCACGGCCGTCGTCTGCGGCGGCCCACTTCTGA